The Tenebrio molitor chromosome 3, icTenMoli1.1, whole genome shotgun sequence genome contains a region encoding:
- the Ipk1 gene encoding inositol-pentakisphosphate 2-kinase yields MFTSFTKEFKIPSNWVYRGEGNCNVVISLPKERKILRIRKIKKTTSLLGWLLNWITDILYWYCGNGLDEELRDLTFYKKIIRPLIGSNFVCDAEQVFLSKKQIKILEDELAHQRPDYRKAKSLQYGRAALFDDYAFLPDEFYPFLLSNNTFAVEIKPKQGWVPFSEKHFPKCTFCMNQYVKLEKGQTKSLTSYCPSDLFSGEPTKMINALQGLIQNPQNNLKIFKNGQLCYGESSESEPFENFVAEFFKNKTESFDNLLHEFCLLVKKCLLTNFETIKKTNNCNMKLFCEWNKIIQENSVQTRLPKGCVLERILSVQMLDVEGNQYYYKLLGNRNLGDYDYVRELLMEVSKRQGTCLKCIIMMLGNTDKKRTRESSLILVPYLMSAIAKDCSLMITFKKVMEITSDNFGMKNVISTKYGDFVVNVGVFDLYPKPVSTILKHRKKIKRMVEMTVKNETT; encoded by the exons ATGTTCACTTCTTTCACAAAGGAATTCAAAATTCCGTCAAATTGGGTTTACAGAGGAGAAGGAAATTGTAACGTGGTGATTTCATTaccaaaagaaagaaaaatacttAGGATAAGGAAAATTAAGAAGACAACGTCTTTACTTGGTTGGTTACTTAACTGGATTACAGACATCTTATATTGGTATTGTGGTAATGGACTGGATGAGGAATTAAGAGATCTCACATTTTATAAGAAGATAATTAGGCCATTGATAGGAAGTAACTTTGTATGTGATGCTGAACAAGTGTTTTTGTCCAAgaagcaaataaaaattttagaagATGAACTGGCTCATCAGAGACCTG ACTACAGAAAAGCTAAAAGCTTGCAATATGGCAGAGCTGCTCTGTTTGATGATTacgcatttttacctgatgaATTTTATCCTTTTTTACTATCGAATAACACGTTTGCTGTTGAGATTAAGCCAAAGCAAGGTTGGGTGCCTTTTAGTGAGAAGCACTTTCCTAAATGTACTTTTTGTATGAATCAGTATGTAAAG CTTGAAAAAGGGCAAACCAAGTCATTAACTTCTTACTGTCCAAGTGATCTCTTTTCAGG GGAGCCAACAAAAATGATAAACGCTCTTCAAGGCCTGATACAAAATCCccagaataatttaaaaatatttaaaaatggccaGCTTTGTTATGGGGAGTCTAGTGAGTCTGAgccatttgaaaattttgttgctGAATTCTTCAAGAATAAAACTGAAAGTTTTGATAA TTTGTTGCatgaattttgtttgttggTTAAAAAATGCTTGTTAACAAATTTTGAGACTATAAAAAAGACAAACAACTGCAATATGAAATTATTCTGTGAATGGAATAAAATAATCCAAGAAAATTCTGTTCAAACTAGACTTCCAAAAGGATGTGTCCTTGAAAGAATATTATCAGTGCAAATGTTAGATGTGGAAGGTAATCAGTATTATTACAAACTGTTAGGAAATAGAAATTTAGGAGACTATGATTATGTAAGAGAACTCTTAATGGAAGTGTCTAAAAGACAAGGAACTTGTTTGAAATGTATAATTATGATGTTAGGGAATACAGACAAGAAAAGAACAAGAGAAAGCAGTCTGATACTTGTTCCTTATTTGATGTCAGCCATAGCAAAAGATTGCTCTCTAAtgataacttttaaaaaagttatggaaATAACAAG TGACAACTTTGgcatgaaaaatgttattagtACAAAGTATGgtgattttgttgttaatgttGGTGTTTTTGATTTGTATCCTAAACCTGTATCTACCATTTTAAAAcatagaaagaaaattaaaagaatgGTTGAAATGACGGTTAAGAATGAAACTACATaa
- the Marf gene encoding transmembrane GTPase Marf, translating into MAAYINRTISLMSGDGPHNKSIPSSMVDARTTRQTSDNSPLQIFVKAKKKINDIFVEIEDYVKDAVEYMHEVEKLPEIVNKEKVKKTEEFVSKVHGIRDVLSRDHMKVAFFGRTSNGKSSVINAMLRDKILPSGIGHTTNCFLQVEGSPSDEPYLVLEGATEHCPVESVGQLAHALCKEKLSESQMVRVYWPRNRCLLLRDDVVFVDSPGVDVTPNLDEWIDKHCLDADVFVLVANAESTLMVTEKNFFHKVSTRLSKPNIFILNNRWDASATEPEFLDQVRRQHQERAVDFLVKELKVCTPKEADERIFFISAKEVLQARLAEQGQTASTPLTEGFQTRYFEFQDFERKFEECISKSAVKTKFDQHSQRGKYIANELREVLDDIYNDAQKIKEDKLIRRKEVHDKINYTEQQLIIVTQEMKQKIHQMVEDVEQRVSKALNEEIRRLSTLVDEFNLPFHPEPLVLNVYKKELHLHVETGLGSNLKARLSTALAMNMEASQREMTERMEILLPPDHKATSNIIMPRRQPFEILYRLNCDNLCADFHEDLEFRFSWGITTLIQKFAGSGANLLALKNKRESPQNSVIPSTPTDHLDGRMMYAGPSIDDWSLISRVAIMGATSQGTMGCLLVAGFLFKTVGWRIIAVTGAVYSCLYLYERLTWTNKAKEKSFKKQYVNHATRKLKMIVDLTSANCSHQVQQELSGTFARLCHVVDEATGDMDKQLKELERDVATLENAAGRAKVLRNKANYLAHELELFEDAYLKIHH; encoded by the exons ATGGCTGCTTATATAAACCGCACAATTTCCTTGATGTCAGGGGATGGCCCCCACAACAAGTCCATCCCCTCTAGCATGGTTGACGCAAGGACAACTAGACAAACGTCTGATAACTCTCCGTTACAGATttttgtcaaagcaaaaaagaAGATCAACGACATATTTGTGGAAATCGAAGATTATGTGAAAGATGCGGTCGAGTACATGCATG AGGTTGAAAAACTCCCGGAGATTGTTAATAAAGagaaagttaaaaaaactGAAGAGTTTGTCAGCAAGGTCCATGGGATTCGCGATGTACTGAGTAGAGACCACATGAAAGTGGCGTTTTTTGGGAGGACGTCCAATGGGAAGAGTTCAGTCATCAATGCTATGCTCCGGGATAAAATTCTTCCTAGTGGTATAGGGCACACAACCAATTGCTTCCTGCAA GTGGAGGGATCACCGTCCGATGAACCGTACTTGGTTCTGGAAGGTGCAACCGAACATTGTCCTGTTGAGTCAGTCGGTCAATTAGCGCACGCCTTGTGCAAAGAAAAACTAAGCGAGTCTCAAATGGTGCGGGTGTACTGGCCCCGCAATCGGTGTCTTCTGTTACGCGACGATGTCGTTTTCGTGGATTCACCTGGAGTGGATGTCACCCCCAATCTAGACGAATGGATAGATAAACATTGTTTAGATGCCGATGTTTTCGTTCTAGTTGCAAATGCAGAATCTACGCTTATGGTTACG GAGAAGAATTTTTTCCACAAAGTTTCGACACGACTTTCAAAGccaaacattttcattttgaacaACCGATGGGACGCTTCTGCAACCGAACCCGAATTCTTGGACCAG gTCAGACGCCAACACCAAGAGAGAGCCGTCGACTTCCTGGTGAAAGAATTGAAAGTCTGCACCCCGAAAGAAGCCGACGAGCGCATCTTCTTCATATCGGCGAAGGAAGTCCTCCAGGCTAGACTAGCGGAACAGGGACAGACGGCTTCGACACCGCTGACGGAGGGTTTCCAAACGAGATATTTCGAGTTTCAGGACTTTGAAAGAAAATTCGAAGAGTGCATTTCGAAATCAGCcgtcaaaacaaaattcgATCAGCATTCGCAACGGGGAAAATACATAGCGAA cGAACTTCGAGAGGTCTTGGACGACATCTACAATGACGcccaaaaaatcaaagaagaCAAGCTGATTCGGAGGAAGGAGGTCCACGACAAGATCAACTACACGGAACAGCAATTGATTATAGTAACGCAAGAAATGAAACAGAAGATCCATCAGATGGTCGAGGACGTGGAACAACGAGTATCCAAAGCTTTGAACGAGGAGATTCGCCGGTTGAGCACCCTCGTCGACGAATTTAATCTACCTTTCCATCCAGAACCTCTGGTGTTGAACGTGTACAAGAAAGAGCTGCACTTGCACGTGGAAACCGGATTGGGGTCCAATCTGAAGGCGAGACTTTCGACCGCGCTGGCCATGAACATGGAAGCGAGCCAAAGAGAAATGACCGAGAGGATGGAGATCTTGTTACCACCGGATCACAAAGCCACTTCGAACATCATCATGCCGAGGAGGCAGCCCTTCGAGATCTTGTACAGGTTGAATTGCGACAATTTGTGTGCAGATTTCCACGAGGATCTGGAATTCAG ATTTTCCTGGGGCATCACTACGTTGATCCAAAAGTTCGCCGGCAGCGGCGCCAACCTCCTCGCCCTGAAGAACAAGCGCGAAAGTCCCCAGAACTCGGTGATTCCCTCCACCCCCACCGACCATCTGGACGGTCGGATGATGTACGCCGGCCCCAGCATCGACGACTGGTCCCTAATCTCGCGCGTGGCCATAATGGGTGCGACGTCGCAAGGCACCATGGGCTGCCTCCTGGTCGCCGGTTTCCTCTTCAAGACCGTCGGGTGGCGCATCATCGCCGTCACCGGAGCCGTCTACAGCTGTCTGTACCTGTACGAGCGCCTCACCTGGACCAACAAGGCCAAAGAGAAATCGTTCAAGAAGCAATACGTCAACCACGCCACCAGGAAACTGAAGATGATCGTGGATTTGACCTCGGCGAATTGCAGCCACCAGGTCCAGCAAGAACTGAGCGGGACGTTCGCCAGGTTGTGTCACGTGGTCGACGAGGCCACGGGCGACATGGACAAGCAGCTGAAGGAATTGGAGAGGGATGTAGCGACGTTGGAGAACGCGGCCGGAAGGGCGAAAGTGTTGAGGAACAAGGCCAACTATCTGGCCCACGAGTTGGAGCTGTTCGAGGATGCCTACCTAAAGATCCACCATTAG
- the LOC138127361 gene encoding BRISC and BRCA1-A complex member 2-like — MKMELVPCNNENLLANFPPILRKNFSELFCRGKIGLSALTLNDISPTKQYTENDSTYSYYYTLKIPYAGKRLSWELIFDPEDMTFAPDFNFNDDSFYMSNDLELVSENLPSLANWNVNDPNALTTVLKELLCLFKKQQLVKLQQDNIYAQLYSEYQVLTIQISPSDVEIFLESGAAHFLINIKVDISSLPEYLQPMKDNQNDDLLNPGDDTCILKVSYVKLDGSKVNTSLQLSPRLDQVLGNMKTLHIPSYSKTTSLADYVNLVNKLLQDLVVRVEQHHKLKKEYIMTLAVMYSKNLIEFDSETFNRGEFLCEIDGYHCLVHIEIGELFPEEKPIVTLQSLYCIASKKICTERINDYSYSPRWSPELMLRKLRTCLAEIIPKFKMHKH; from the exons ATGAAGATGGAGCTTGTGCCCTGCAACAATGAGAACTTGCTTGCAAATTTTCCTCCCATCTTGCGGAAAAATTTCAGTGAACTGTTTTGTCGTGGAAAAATTG GATTGTCAGCGTTGACATTAAATGATATATCACCTACGAAACAATATACTGAGAATGACTCGACATACAGCTACtattacactttaaaaattccatATGCTGGGAAGCGCCTCTCGTGGGAACTTATTTTTGATCCAGAAGATATGACTTTTGCCCCTGATTTCAATTTCAATGATGATAGTTTTTATATGAGCAACGATTTGGAATTGGTCAGTGAAAATTTGCCAAGTTTGGCCAATTGGAATGTGAATGATCCAAATGCACTGACAACAGTTTTAAAAGAACTGCTCTGTTTATTCAAGAAACAACAACTAGTAAAGTTACAGCAAGATAATATTTATGCACAGCTGTATTCAGAGTATCAAGTCTTAACAATACAAATATCTCCAAGTGatgtagaaatatttttagaaagtgGAGCTGCACACTTTTTGATAAACATTAAAGTAGATATTTCATCTTTGCCTGAATATTTACAACCAAT GAAAGACAATCAAAATGATGATTTACTCAATCCAGGTGATGACACTTGTATTTTGAAAGTGTCTTATGTGAAGCTGGATGGTTCAAAAGTTAATACTTCTCTTCAGTTGTCGCCACGTCTAGACCAAGTCTTGGGCAACATGAAAACCCTCCACATACCAAGTTATTCAAAAACAACATCACTAGCAGATTATGTgaatttagttaataaattACTACAAGACCTAGTTGTGAGAGTGGAACAGCACCACAAGCTTAAAAAAGAATACATCATGACCTTAGCTGTTATGtacagtaaaaatttaattgagtTTGATTCAGAAACGTTCAACAGAGGAGAATTTCTGTGTGAAATTGATGGATATCACTGCCTTGTACACATTGAGATAG GAGAGTTATTCCCAGAAGAGAAACCGATAGTGACGCTTCAGTCCCTTTATTGCATAGCgtcaaagaaaatatgtacagAAAGAATTAACGATTATTCATATAGTCCAAGATGGTCGCCGGAATTGATGTTACGTAAATTGAGAACGTGTCTAGCTGAGAtaataccaaaatttaaaatgcacaaACACTAA